One Vibrio campbellii CAIM 519 = NBRC 15631 = ATCC 25920 genomic window carries:
- the adhE gene encoding bifunctional acetaldehyde-CoA/alcohol dehydrogenase, which translates to MPVTNLAELDALVARVKAAQEEFATFSQEKVDAIFRAASLAANHARIPLAQQAVAESGMGIVEDKVIKNHFASEFIYNKYKDEKTCGILEEDDNLGTMTIAEPVGIICGIVPTTNPTSTAIFKSLISLKTRNGIIFSPHPRAKNSTNDAAKLVLDAAVAAGAPKDIIGWIDQPSVELSNALMKHDGIALILATGGPGMVKAAYSSGKPAIGVGAGNVPVVIDETADIKRAVASILMSKTFDNGVVCASEQAAIVVSEVYDEVKERFASHKAHVLSKADADKVRKVLLIDGALNAKIVGQPAPAIAEMAGVKVPADTKVLVGEGLGKVSYNDEFAHEKLSPTLGLFRADNFEDAVAQAVTMVEIGGIGHTSGLYTNQDVNADRIRYFGDKMKTARILVNIPTTHGGIGDLYNFNVAPSLTLGCGSWGGNSISENVGPKHLINKKTVAKRAENMLWHKLPKSIYFRRGSLPIAMSDLEGKKRAFLVTDRFLFNNGYADEVVKLLKEQGIEVQTFFDVEADPTLSVVEKGAEAMKSFQPDVILALGGGSPMDAAKIMWVMYEHPETHFEELAMRFMDIRKRIYKFPKMGKKAELVCITTTSGTGSEVTPFAVVTDDKTGAKYPLADYEITPNMAIVDANLVMNMPKSLTAFGGYDAVTHALEAYVSVLANEYSDGQALQALKMLKDYLPSSYANGANDPIAREKVHNAATIAGIAFANAFLGVCHSMAHKIGAEFHLPHGLANALLISNVVRYNANDNPTKQTAFSQYDRPQARRRYAEVADHLGLSQEGDRTAQKIERLLAWLDELKGDLDIPMSIQAAGVSEADFVAKLDELAVEAFDDQCTGANPRYPLITELKEVLMASYYGKAFVEGETFEGTTVIKKKADQVAKEAAPKAKKEKANA; encoded by the coding sequence ATGCCTGTAACTAACTTAGCTGAACTAGATGCTCTAGTAGCACGCGTTAAAGCAGCACAAGAAGAGTTCGCAACATTTTCTCAAGAGAAAGTAGACGCAATCTTCCGCGCAGCTTCACTTGCAGCTAACCATGCTCGTATTCCACTAGCACAACAAGCAGTTGCTGAATCTGGAATGGGTATTGTTGAAGATAAGGTAATCAAAAACCACTTCGCTTCAGAATTTATCTACAACAAATACAAAGACGAAAAAACATGTGGCATCTTGGAAGAAGATGACAACCTAGGCACGATGACTATCGCTGAGCCTGTAGGTATCATCTGTGGTATCGTTCCAACGACTAACCCAACTTCTACAGCAATCTTCAAATCTCTAATTTCTCTAAAAACTCGTAACGGCATCATCTTCTCGCCACACCCACGTGCGAAGAACTCAACTAACGATGCAGCGAAACTAGTTCTAGACGCAGCAGTTGCAGCTGGTGCTCCAAAAGACATCATCGGTTGGATCGACCAACCATCTGTAGAGCTTTCTAACGCTCTTATGAAGCACGACGGTATCGCTCTTATCCTTGCAACTGGTGGTCCAGGCATGGTTAAAGCAGCTTACTCTTCTGGTAAGCCAGCAATCGGTGTAGGTGCAGGTAACGTTCCTGTAGTTATCGATGAAACAGCTGACATCAAACGTGCTGTTGCTTCTATCCTAATGTCTAAAACTTTCGATAACGGCGTAGTATGTGCTTCTGAGCAAGCTGCAATCGTAGTTAGCGAAGTGTACGACGAAGTGAAAGAGCGTTTCGCTTCTCACAAAGCTCACGTTCTATCTAAAGCTGATGCTGATAAAGTACGTAAAGTACTTCTTATCGACGGCGCGCTAAACGCGAAAATCGTAGGTCAACCTGCTCCAGCAATCGCTGAAATGGCTGGCGTTAAAGTTCCTGCTGACACTAAAGTTCTTGTAGGTGAAGGTCTAGGTAAAGTTTCTTACAATGATGAGTTCGCTCACGAGAAACTATCTCCAACTCTAGGTCTATTCCGTGCTGACAACTTCGAAGACGCAGTTGCTCAGGCGGTAACAATGGTTGAAATCGGTGGTATCGGTCACACATCTGGTCTTTACACTAACCAAGACGTTAACGCAGACCGCATCCGTTACTTCGGTGACAAGATGAAGACTGCACGTATCCTTGTAAACATCCCGACTACTCACGGTGGTATCGGTGACCTTTACAACTTCAACGTAGCACCTTCTCTAACTCTAGGTTGTGGTTCTTGGGGTGGTAACTCTATCTCTGAGAACGTAGGTCCTAAGCACCTTATCAACAAGAAAACTGTAGCTAAGCGAGCTGAAAACATGTTGTGGCACAAACTACCTAAGTCTATCTACTTCCGTCGTGGTAGCCTTCCAATCGCAATGAGCGACCTAGAAGGTAAGAAACGCGCATTCCTAGTAACCGACCGTTTCCTATTCAACAACGGTTACGCTGATGAAGTAGTTAAACTGCTTAAAGAGCAAGGCATCGAAGTTCAAACATTCTTCGACGTAGAAGCGGATCCAACACTATCTGTTGTTGAGAAAGGTGCAGAAGCAATGAAGAGCTTCCAACCTGACGTAATCCTAGCTCTAGGTGGTGGTTCTCCAATGGACGCTGCTAAGATCATGTGGGTAATGTACGAGCACCCAGAAACTCACTTTGAAGAACTAGCAATGCGCTTTATGGACATCCGTAAACGTATCTACAAGTTCCCTAAAATGGGTAAGAAAGCTGAGCTTGTATGTATCACTACAACTTCAGGTACAGGTTCAGAAGTTACGCCATTCGCGGTTGTTACAGACGACAAGACTGGTGCTAAGTACCCACTAGCTGACTACGAAATCACGCCAAACATGGCTATCGTTGATGCTAACCTAGTAATGAACATGCCTAAGTCTCTAACAGCATTCGGTGGTTACGATGCAGTAACTCACGCTCTAGAAGCTTACGTATCAGTTCTTGCTAACGAGTACTCAGACGGTCAAGCTCTACAAGCACTTAAGATGCTTAAAGATTACCTACCTTCAAGCTACGCGAACGGTGCAAACGACCCAATCGCTCGTGAGAAAGTGCACAACGCGGCAACGATCGCTGGTATCGCGTTTGCAAACGCATTCCTAGGTGTTTGTCACTCAATGGCGCACAAGATTGGTGCTGAGTTCCACTTACCTCACGGTCTAGCGAACGCTCTACTAATCTCGAACGTTGTACGTTACAACGCGAACGACAACCCAACTAAACAAACTGCGTTCTCTCAATACGACCGTCCACAAGCACGTCGTCGTTACGCTGAAGTTGCTGACCACCTAGGCCTAAGCCAAGAAGGTGACCGTACTGCTCAGAAGATTGAACGTCTACTAGCATGGTTGGACGAGCTGAAAGGCGACCTAGACATCCCAATGTCTATCCAAGCTGCAGGTGTTTCTGAAGCTGACTTCGTAGCGAAACTAGACGAACTAGCTGTTGAAGCGTTCGATGACCAGTGTACAGGTGCTAACCCACGTTACCCTCTAATCACTGAGCTAAAAGAAGTACTAATGGCTTCTTACTACGGTAAAGCGTTCGTTGAAGGCGAAACTTTCGAAGGTACAACTGTTATCAAGAAGAAAGCAGACCAAGTAGCGAAAGAAGCAGCACCAAAAGCTAAGAAAGAAAAAGCTAACGCATAA
- a CDS encoding YchE family NAAT transporter: MQTLELAIFLQFFLGLVAAVNPVGIMPVFVSLTGHMTPEEKNKTATTANVAVAVILIISLFAGQLLLDMFSISLDSFRVAGGLLLLSIAFSMMSGKLGEDKQNKQEKTEYVSREQIGVVPLAMPLMAGPGAISSTIVYGARYPSALDTVGISVTIMLFCFCSWLLFRSAPLIVRFLGQTGINVITRIMGLILGALGIEFIANGLRNLFPGLA; encoded by the coding sequence ATGCAGACTTTAGAGTTAGCTATTTTCCTACAGTTTTTCTTAGGTTTGGTCGCAGCAGTTAACCCTGTTGGTATCATGCCAGTGTTCGTGTCCCTAACCGGACATATGACTCCAGAAGAGAAAAACAAAACCGCCACGACAGCAAACGTTGCTGTTGCAGTGATTTTGATCATTTCTCTTTTTGCTGGTCAGTTGTTGCTAGATATGTTCAGCATTTCTCTGGATTCTTTCCGTGTTGCTGGCGGTTTGCTACTCCTGAGCATCGCGTTCTCAATGATGAGCGGTAAACTGGGTGAAGATAAGCAGAACAAGCAAGAAAAGACTGAGTATGTAAGCCGTGAACAGATTGGCGTAGTACCACTGGCGATGCCATTAATGGCAGGTCCAGGCGCAATCAGCTCAACCATCGTATATGGTGCACGCTACCCAAGCGCCCTCGACACAGTTGGCATTAGCGTTACCATCATGTTGTTTTGTTTCTGCTCGTGGCTACTGTTCCGTTCTGCACCTTTGATCGTACGTTTCCTTGGCCAGACGGGTATCAACGTAATCACGCGTATCATGGGTCTTATCCTGGGTGCATTGGGTATCGAGTTCATCGCAAACGGCCTAAGAAACCTCTTCCCCGGCTTAGCCTAA
- a CDS encoding ion transporter, whose amino-acid sequence MPRKSIKHHLYVIIFGTHTRAGRAFDIALIIAIITSLLVLILESLPSVMTEWSRELRYIEYTFTAIFTVEYLLRLYCSPKPKSYATSFYGVVDLLAILPTYLAIFFPGASFMGVVRLLRVMRIFRILKLVRYLQDSNILLRSLLMARRKILIFFSTVGILVTIFGALIFVIEGPHNGFTSIPKSIYWAIVTITTVGYGDMVPQTHLGKAIASLTMLLGYSILAVPTGIITAELSNEMNAHKQLVKCPNCNCSGHDSDAMHCKHCGSELADPDNRVVSADEEE is encoded by the coding sequence ATGCCTCGCAAGTCTATTAAGCATCATTTATACGTCATCATCTTCGGTACCCACACACGTGCCGGACGCGCCTTCGATATTGCGCTTATTATCGCGATCATTACCTCCTTATTAGTTCTCATCCTAGAGTCACTGCCATCGGTCATGACGGAATGGTCACGTGAGCTGCGTTACATTGAGTACACTTTTACTGCCATATTCACTGTCGAATACCTGTTAAGACTCTACTGTTCACCAAAACCTAAGTCTTACGCCACCAGCTTTTATGGCGTCGTCGACTTGCTGGCCATTCTGCCTACCTACTTAGCAATATTCTTCCCCGGCGCTTCATTTATGGGCGTGGTGCGACTGCTTCGTGTGATGCGAATCTTCCGTATTTTGAAATTGGTTCGCTACCTGCAGGATTCAAACATCTTATTGCGCTCCCTTTTAATGGCGCGTCGTAAGATTCTTATCTTCTTTAGTACTGTAGGTATTCTGGTCACCATTTTTGGCGCGTTGATCTTTGTGATTGAGGGACCCCACAACGGTTTTACGAGTATTCCGAAAAGCATCTACTGGGCGATCGTAACTATTACTACGGTTGGCTATGGCGACATGGTGCCGCAAACTCACTTGGGTAAAGCCATTGCATCCCTCACTATGTTGCTTGGTTACTCGATACTTGCGGTTCCAACCGGCATTATCACCGCAGAACTGAGTAATGAGATGAATGCGCATAAGCAATTGGTTAAGTGCCCGAACTGCAATTGCTCTGGTCATGACTCTGATGCGATGCACTGTAAGCATTGTGGTAGTGAGTTAGCGGATCCTGATAATCGCGTCGTGAGTGCGGACGAGGAAGAATAA
- the nhaC gene encoding Na+/H+ antiporter NhaC, with product MKQVTTRLPSLIQVFISLGLFLLLAFSFTAKLDLPIQLALYIGWFIIMLLGLRLGHQYKDLEKAALNGISNGLGAVLILLAVGALVGTWISGGIVPTIIYYGLKAIHPSIFLLATMIICSLTALATGTSWGAAGTAGIAMMGIGQGLGVPAPITAGAVLSGCYFGDKMSPLSDSVILASSMSNVEVVEHIKGMLPIALISYIITGIMFTAFGFHFAGKVDMSQVDSVIQAMEQQFFITPYSFVPVIIVLALLAMRMPSFPVISFGSLLGIIWAVMIQDVDFLTAFNTAWAPFAISSGVDFIDSILNRGGMSSMLGSVAVIVFGLGFGGLLDKVGVLETIAKLFERRVQSAGSLATSTIGTAFMGNVFGSAMYVSLILTPKICAKNYDRLGYKRKNLSRNAEFGGTLTSGMVPWSDNGIYMASILGVATLSYAPFMWLSFVCIIVTIFTSYMGWFIDKCEPTAPATEEQTEAELKQQTA from the coding sequence ATGAAGCAAGTTACAACACGTCTTCCTAGTCTGATACAGGTATTTATCTCGCTAGGTTTGTTTCTTCTTTTGGCATTTTCATTTACTGCCAAATTAGACCTTCCAATTCAGCTCGCGCTGTACATCGGTTGGTTCATTATTATGCTATTGGGCCTAAGATTAGGTCACCAATACAAAGACCTTGAAAAAGCAGCCTTAAATGGCATTTCTAATGGCCTTGGTGCCGTGCTTATTCTTCTTGCTGTTGGTGCCTTGGTCGGTACTTGGATCTCAGGCGGTATCGTACCGACTATCATCTATTACGGTTTGAAAGCGATTCACCCTTCTATCTTCTTGCTAGCAACAATGATCATCTGTTCTTTGACAGCACTAGCGACTGGCACATCTTGGGGTGCAGCAGGTACAGCTGGTATTGCGATGATGGGTATTGGTCAAGGTCTTGGTGTTCCTGCACCAATCACAGCAGGCGCGGTGCTATCGGGCTGTTACTTTGGTGACAAGATGTCTCCACTTTCAGACTCAGTGATCCTTGCTTCTTCTATGTCGAATGTAGAAGTGGTTGAGCACATCAAAGGTATGCTGCCTATCGCGCTGATCAGCTACATCATCACTGGCATTATGTTTACCGCATTTGGCTTCCACTTCGCTGGTAAAGTTGACATGAGCCAAGTAGATTCGGTTATTCAGGCAATGGAACAACAATTTTTCATTACGCCTTACTCCTTTGTCCCTGTGATCATCGTATTGGCTTTACTTGCGATGCGTATGCCTTCTTTCCCTGTGATTAGCTTTGGTTCTCTGCTAGGTATTATCTGGGCAGTTATGATCCAGGATGTAGACTTCCTGACAGCATTCAACACAGCTTGGGCACCATTTGCGATTTCTTCAGGCGTGGATTTCATTGACTCGATCCTAAACCGCGGTGGCATGTCTTCTATGCTAGGTTCTGTTGCGGTGATCGTGTTTGGCCTAGGTTTTGGCGGCCTACTAGATAAGGTTGGCGTACTAGAAACGATTGCAAAACTGTTCGAACGACGTGTTCAAAGCGCAGGTTCACTGGCAACCAGCACAATTGGTACGGCCTTCATGGGTAACGTATTCGGCTCTGCGATGTACGTGTCACTGATTCTTACTCCTAAGATCTGTGCGAAGAACTACGACCGCCTTGGCTACAAACGCAAGAATCTATCTCGTAACGCAGAGTTCGGCGGCACATTAACATCTGGTATGGTGCCTTGGAGTGATAATGGTATCTACATGGCGAGCATCTTGGGTGTGGCAACATTGTCGTATGCGCCGTTCATGTGGCTGAGCTTCGTGTGTATCATCGTGACCATCTTTACTTCTTACATGGGCTGGTTTATTGATAAATGCGAACCAACAGCTCCAGCAACAGAAGAACAAACAGAAGCTGAACTCAAGCAACAAACAGCTTAA
- a CDS encoding Hpt domain-containing protein: MLQFKEGIRRSAWFLFAAWCVFAVGIWLQAQQTIRTISTVDELSSKIDEVRNIFNFELPYRAQHVDEVSLKLQLVYAVRLQLESEYSHRLGAPDLTQLFYLTDRFLEGARAFIGSDSELVALADQLHNSRESGSNSLELRTMYYRLGAMVLEAMFSDAATSTDTYQELDLLFTASQGLDVKEQASFQRRLDQTSSVLAAHAQGGHLSNQLLNPELPNQLASVIGSLERKLTFYITFLTLVSGSLLAAYSWAVFAKKVSTSQAASTSVQEKGEPPHPSPVESGSEERKPAFVGQNEQETHANFLCPKEQNVMQPSVESVNTEDDAPSVNEPYIDIEKMLDSLSDDEDSVRMLLEVFIQDHTEDGTKLRVLLTEGKDKDQAQRIAHSLKGVSGSIGAMPLHYISGDIEALIKQGERVTDDKLDLLEQVLQETTLFADKVLYSENIREVLTD, encoded by the coding sequence TTGCTGCAATTCAAAGAGGGAATAAGACGATCTGCTTGGTTTTTATTTGCCGCGTGGTGCGTATTCGCGGTGGGTATTTGGTTACAAGCGCAGCAGACCATTCGCACAATCTCTACGGTTGATGAACTCAGCAGTAAAATTGATGAAGTTCGTAATATTTTTAACTTTGAGCTTCCTTATCGTGCTCAACATGTCGATGAAGTGTCCCTCAAACTTCAGCTTGTGTATGCTGTGCGCTTACAATTAGAAAGTGAGTACTCTCATCGGTTGGGGGCTCCAGACTTAACGCAACTCTTCTACTTAACCGACCGTTTTCTTGAAGGTGCGAGAGCCTTTATTGGCAGTGACAGTGAATTGGTTGCGCTGGCCGATCAGCTACATAACAGTCGTGAATCAGGCAGCAACTCGCTTGAGCTGCGTACAATGTATTACCGGTTGGGCGCCATGGTATTGGAAGCGATGTTTAGCGATGCTGCGACCAGTACAGATACCTACCAAGAGTTAGATTTGTTGTTCACGGCGTCCCAAGGTCTCGATGTAAAAGAGCAAGCTTCATTTCAACGCCGATTAGACCAAACTTCCAGCGTGCTTGCTGCTCATGCGCAAGGCGGTCATTTGTCGAATCAACTGCTTAATCCTGAACTGCCAAATCAATTGGCTTCTGTCATTGGCTCTCTAGAACGCAAGTTGACGTTTTATATTACTTTTTTAACGTTAGTCAGTGGTTCCTTACTCGCTGCTTATTCGTGGGCAGTGTTTGCTAAAAAAGTATCCACCTCGCAAGCAGCCTCAACCTCAGTTCAGGAGAAAGGGGAGCCTCCTCATCCATCTCCTGTTGAATCCGGCTCCGAAGAAAGGAAACCTGCGTTTGTTGGGCAAAATGAACAAGAAACTCATGCTAATTTCCTTTGCCCGAAAGAACAAAACGTGATGCAACCTTCCGTTGAGAGCGTCAACACTGAGGATGATGCTCCCTCAGTCAATGAGCCATATATTGATATCGAGAAAATGTTGGATTCTTTATCTGACGACGAAGATTCGGTACGCATGCTGCTAGAGGTTTTTATTCAAGACCATACAGAAGATGGTACAAAGCTTCGCGTATTGCTCACAGAAGGGAAAGACAAAGACCAGGCGCAGCGGATCGCTCATAGTTTGAAAGGGGTATCTGGCAGTATAGGCGCTATGCCTCTGCACTATATTTCTGGCGATATTGAAGCGTTGATAAAGCAGGGAGAGCGGGTCACGGATGACAAACTTGATTTGCTAGAACAGGTATTGCAGGAAACGACACTTTTTGCAGATAAAGTTCTCTATAGTGAAAACATTCGAGAAGTACTAACAGATTGA
- the yejK gene encoding nucleoid-associated protein YejK, with product MSLHLSNVILHQLCKNDQDELVVKLRPASLENDTSTENLVAELHRVFHSKAGKGFGSFQSDSEFQFWLQEMRKGERDFYDFSQISANRLKEELIKYPFADEGILVFAEYQSLATDYLFIGILPMNQSLKVTEGLDIDATDYLDITKMDIAARIDLSSYDTDRESNRYLSYIKGRVGRKVADFFLDFLQADVGLDTKQQNQVLMQAVEDFCADSKLEKQEANEYKKQVYNYCNEQIKSGDEVQISELSGELPPSQDGTSFMDFTKEQGYELEESFPGDRSTVRKLTKYVGAGGGLNISFDSLLLGERIFYDPETDTLTIKGTPPNLKDQLSRN from the coding sequence ATGAGCCTTCATCTTTCAAACGTTATTCTGCATCAATTGTGCAAAAACGATCAGGACGAACTGGTTGTTAAACTTCGCCCGGCGTCGTTAGAAAACGATACCTCTACTGAAAACCTTGTCGCGGAACTGCATCGCGTATTCCACTCTAAAGCAGGTAAAGGTTTCGGCTCTTTCCAATCTGACAGCGAATTTCAATTTTGGCTTCAAGAAATGCGCAAAGGAGAGAGAGATTTCTATGATTTCTCACAAATTAGTGCAAATCGCCTGAAAGAAGAGCTGATTAAGTACCCATTTGCTGACGAAGGTATCTTAGTGTTTGCTGAATACCAAAGCTTAGCTACGGACTATCTGTTTATCGGTATCTTACCAATGAATCAAAGCCTGAAAGTCACAGAAGGCTTAGATATTGATGCAACGGATTACCTAGACATTACTAAGATGGACATCGCTGCACGTATCGACCTTTCAAGTTACGATACTGACCGTGAGTCAAACCGTTACCTTTCTTACATTAAAGGTCGTGTTGGTCGTAAGGTGGCAGACTTCTTCCTAGATTTTCTGCAGGCGGATGTTGGTTTAGACACTAAACAGCAAAACCAAGTACTGATGCAGGCGGTGGAAGACTTCTGCGCAGACTCAAAATTAGAGAAGCAAGAAGCGAACGAGTACAAAAAGCAGGTTTACAACTACTGTAACGAGCAAATCAAATCAGGCGACGAAGTACAAATTTCTGAACTGTCTGGTGAGTTGCCACCAAGCCAAGATGGCACAAGCTTTATGGACTTTACCAAAGAGCAAGGCTACGAGTTGGAAGAATCTTTCCCTGGTGACCGCTCAACGGTACGTAAGTTAACGAAGTACGTTGGTGCCGGCGGTGGTTTGAACATCAGCTTTGATAGCCTGTTGCTTGGCGAGCGTATTTTCTACGATCCAGAGACAGACACGCTGACGATCAAAGGGACGCCACCAAACCTAAAAGATCAGTTAAGCCGTAACTAA
- a CDS encoding YejL family protein, whose product MPITSKYTDEQVEKILAEVGAVLEKHAASPELTLMIAGNIATNVLNQQVAASQRKVIAEKFAQALISSLEVPKAH is encoded by the coding sequence ATGCCGATTACATCTAAATATACTGACGAACAAGTAGAGAAAATTCTTGCTGAAGTGGGCGCTGTTCTTGAGAAACACGCTGCCTCTCCTGAGTTGACGCTAATGATTGCGGGAAATATCGCAACGAATGTCTTAAATCAACAAGTTGCTGCTTCACAACGCAAAGTTATTGCTGAAAAATTTGCTCAGGCATTAATCTCTTCTCTTGAAGTGCCAAAAGCACACTAA
- a CDS encoding DUF3413 domain-containing protein, which produces MVDSGNSYGERVSRLVGWGHWFAFFNIVASMLIGTRYIVQSPWPETLMGQFYLAVSWVGHFGFLVFALYLLVLFPLTFVLPSRKLFRLVAVIFATVGQTVLLIDTQAYQSINLHLNPVVWELLFSEDKSAISSDLQHLFVVMPLIFLVQLALSEWVWRKQRKLSHKHVGRPLAAVFFLSFMTSHLVYIWADAYFYNPITSQRSNFPLSYPMTAKSFMEKHGLLDREEYLKRLAENQGNIDLVSYPLEKLEFNRRGNKLNVLMISVNNLRADALNQDEMPNLYKFAQDNQNFTNHYSSSNDTYGAFGLFYGLPSSYASSIKAQGSAPVLLDVLKDQDYSFGLFSGNGFEDDLYSEVIFRGLNLANDLDGTQAHTDKQSIAAWNLWLTEQANQPWFSYIEVTTVDNFESEPMAANEEMPASERFKKAYEQSVKSADKTVAEIIADLESKELLANTIVVITSNHGSEFNETNTNSWGANSNYSRYQLQVPMVIHWPGMLPAEFTHSTSHLDLSVTLLQDMLGVSSNPYDYSSGRNLFDESRRRWILAGDSREIALITGSQTTVIDKFGNYKLYDSNYKRLRETSPKLPVLMQGLTELQRFYSKSN; this is translated from the coding sequence ATGGTAGACAGCGGAAACTCATACGGCGAACGCGTATCCCGACTAGTTGGTTGGGGTCACTGGTTTGCATTCTTCAACATCGTCGCTTCGATGTTGATTGGTACACGCTATATCGTTCAATCCCCTTGGCCAGAGACCCTAATGGGGCAATTCTATCTGGCAGTGTCTTGGGTTGGTCATTTTGGCTTCCTTGTTTTCGCCCTGTACTTACTGGTTCTGTTTCCGCTGACGTTTGTCCTGCCATCTCGGAAGTTATTCCGTTTGGTGGCAGTGATATTCGCAACGGTCGGCCAGACCGTCCTTCTGATTGATACTCAAGCGTATCAGTCGATTAATTTGCACCTGAACCCTGTGGTTTGGGAGCTGTTGTTTAGCGAAGATAAAAGCGCGATCAGTTCTGATCTTCAGCACCTTTTCGTGGTAATGCCGCTTATTTTCCTCGTTCAACTTGCTCTATCTGAGTGGGTTTGGCGCAAACAACGTAAACTGTCTCACAAACACGTTGGTCGTCCATTGGCTGCCGTGTTCTTCTTAAGCTTTATGACCAGCCACTTGGTTTACATTTGGGCTGATGCTTACTTCTACAACCCAATTACTAGCCAGCGCTCTAATTTCCCACTGTCATACCCAATGACAGCGAAGAGCTTTATGGAAAAACATGGTCTTCTTGACCGTGAAGAGTACCTTAAGCGTTTGGCAGAAAACCAAGGTAACATCGACTTAGTCAGCTACCCGCTTGAGAAACTAGAATTCAACCGTCGTGGTAACAAGTTAAACGTGCTGATGATCAGCGTGAATAACTTGCGTGCAGACGCACTGAACCAAGACGAAATGCCGAACTTGTACAAGTTTGCGCAAGATAATCAAAACTTCACTAATCATTACAGCTCAAGCAACGACACTTACGGTGCGTTTGGTTTGTTCTATGGCTTACCAAGCAGCTACGCGAGCAGCATCAAAGCGCAAGGCAGTGCACCAGTGCTATTAGATGTATTAAAAGATCAGGATTACAGCTTTGGTCTATTCAGCGGTAATGGTTTTGAAGACGATCTGTATTCAGAGGTCATCTTCCGTGGCTTGAATCTGGCTAATGATCTCGATGGCACACAAGCTCATACCGACAAACAGTCTATCGCGGCTTGGAACTTATGGCTGACCGAACAAGCGAATCAGCCTTGGTTTAGTTACATCGAAGTCACTACCGTCGATAACTTTGAATCAGAGCCAATGGCGGCGAATGAAGAAATGCCTGCTAGCGAACGATTCAAGAAAGCTTACGAGCAGTCGGTGAAGTCGGCAGATAAAACGGTTGCAGAGATCATCGCCGATTTGGAATCAAAAGAGTTGCTGGCAAACACTATTGTGGTCATTACCTCTAACCACGGCAGCGAGTTCAACGAAACCAATACCAACAGCTGGGGTGCAAACAGCAACTACAGCCGTTACCAACTGCAAGTTCCTATGGTTATTCATTGGCCAGGTATGCTGCCTGCAGAGTTTACACACAGCACTAGCCACTTAGACTTGTCTGTGACCCTTCTGCAAGACATGCTGGGCGTTTCTTCAAACCCATACGATTACAGTAGTGGCCGCAATTTATTTGATGAAAGCCGCCGTCGCTGGATCCTAGCGGGCGATAGTCGTGAAATAGCGCTGATTACCGGTTCTCAAACCACGGTTATCGACAAATTCGGTAACTACAAGCTGTACGACAGCAATTACAAGCGCTTACGTGAAACATCACCTAAGCTTCCTGTACTAATGCAAGGTTTGACAGAACTTCAACGCTTCTACTCGAAAAGTAATTAA